GCCTTAAGCTAATTCTGAGACACTTATGTGCCCTTACCACACAGTAACAACGAACTCCACCTCTCAAAGTTAGCAAACTCTGCTCCGAGATGCTGTATCAGATGGAATGAACAGGGTCATGAAAAAGAAGAATGGATGAGAGGGTCATAGTGTGGACTATGGAAAAGACACCAAACGGAAAATCAAGTTTCAAATCATGTAGCTAGACAATAAGGCTGGTCTCAGTTCAGTTGTAACAACTGAAGAATGTGGAGCTGCATAAAACATGACAGGGAAGGCAAACACCATGTATGTACTAGGTAGCTATTGTTTTAGCAACCTCTGTATCTTTGGGGGATTATGATTTATGACTAGTTCTTTCTAAATAAGAGGAGCACACGTGGTGCTTTCCGCAAATGTAGATGATCTGTTACAATGTGAAATGTGTGGATGCAAGCACATATATACGATAATATAGTAGTCAATGATGATGAGTCTATTGTGTTGTAGCTTTCTAAAGCTGGAACAAGAGATCTTATCCAACAATAGCTACATAATATATGAAGTAGGCATGTAGTTCAGACTATCTGGAGAATACCTCAGGTGGGGTGAACAAAACGAACGTAGCAAAGAACACCACATATTCACGGGATGATGATATTTAGCCTCACCTTTGTTTTGAAATGAATCTAGTCTTTGCTTTTCTCGCCTTCAAAGTACTTGAAAACGCCATATCCAGTCGTACCCCCGAGGAACAAGAGTACTGTCGGAGTGAACGACGGATACAGGTACTTAACTAAAAAACTGTCCCATTCTGTGGGCAGAAAACCTGCATTTTTCATAAGAAGGTTCAGATATGATTAGTTGAGTCAACAATTCTACAGTAGCAAAACCTTTCCCACCCTTAGCAAATAAAAATTGAAACAGAGGCCAAAGATTTGCCTCATTCATTAATTAAGGGAAAAATATAGTGTTATGGTTACAAAGATAACGCCCAAACGTCCACCAACATAGAACAAGGACACTACTCTCCCGGCATGATTAGACCTAAGTGTTTCGCCCCCGCGATGACCCAAAGTTTTGCCTCTTTCACCCTCAACGAGGATTGTCGGCGGAGCGGACTTGTGGCGGAAGACCCTAGCATTTCTCTCATTCCAAATGGTCCAACTTAGATAATTTAGAACGAACCAAGGCGACGATGAGTTATATGCATCGCTCAGCATCACGCAAGAACAATTTCAGTTCAGTTAAAATCACCAAGTCAACGGCATGATGGCAAACCTGAAAACTGCATCCAACATTTACAGAGCAAAGGGTGTTTCTTCACACCAGACGCCACTCAAGTTAGTAATACGTAGTACTCCACTGCGCCACAATGCTTCTTAACTCTTATCGTATCATGGCATCCCCCTAAATTTCAAATACCTATGATGTCTACGGACAATGTCCACCAGATTCCCCATAGCACAAGCTTAAATCAGCTACTAGATAGCATAGGTAGGTGAATTACCGGAGGCGGCCAGCGCGAGGCCCTGGAAGAGGATGATCCCGCCGAGGCCCAGCCACGCGAAGAGGAAGGCGCTCTCGGTGGCCTGCCTCTGCCGGACCTCGTCCTCCGTGAACCGATTCCCGCGGCCGCCGGGGTTGAACCCGGCCTTCGTCCGCTGCTGCTCGAACACCGACGCGCTCCCCGCCGGGGCGCGGCGGACCGCCACGTCGGGCGGCGGCTCCAGCGCCTTGTccttgcccttgcccttgctgctgctgctcttggacttgccgggcttcttcttgccgccgcccgagcccgaggCCGCGAGGGCGCGGAAGAGGGGGCGGGGTTGCGGGCGGGGTGGGGCTGGGGAGAGGAAGGACGCGGCGGAgagggaggcggaggcggccgtGGCCATGGCGACGGCGTGCGGTCGCTGCGCTGCCGGCGCGTCCGAGTTGGTTATCCCTGGCTTGGCTCGCTCGGTGGAGTGGGCGGTGGAGGTGGAGGCGACGAGGCGGGTTTGGTGGGCTGGGCCGTGGAGAAGAGACAGTGGGTTTTGTGCTGGCGAAATGGAAGTCCGTTTTGTTTTGAGAGCTCAGGCCCGGTAGTTTCGGCCTGGCCTTTCTACTAGTAGCATGCACCCACGATCAGATTTCTCAAAAAATAAAT
The sequence above is a segment of the Aegilops tauschii subsp. strangulata cultivar AL8/78 chromosome 6, Aet v6.0, whole genome shotgun sequence genome. Coding sequences within it:
- the LOC109771408 gene encoding protein LPA2, which encodes MATAASASLSAASFLSPAPPRPQPRPLFRALAASGSGGGKKKPGKSKSSSSKGKGKDKALEPPPDVAVRRAPAGSASVFEQQRTKAGFNPGGRGNRFTEDEVRQRQATESAFLFAWLGLGGIILFQGLALAASGFLPTEWDSFLVKYLYPSFTPTVLLFLGGTTGYGVFKYFEGEKSKD